The following is a genomic window from Spirosoma agri.
GATAATCGATGTCAAGTACCGTATAGCCCTTGTCTACGAGTAGGTTATGGAACATATATTCGCGGAAGTACTGGCTCCACCACTTGTGGGCATTTTGCAGATAACCCGCCCCGTGAACGAACACAACACTCTTACCAGTCGGTTTATCGGGCTTATACAGGCGGGCGTAAATCGGTTGCCCATCACTGGCCGGAATGGTGACGAGCGTTGGTTCGCGCCAGGGGTAGCTCTTGAAGTTATCCGTCTGCGAGTTGGTCAGTTTCAGCGCGGTCGTGAGTCCTGCTCCTTTTTTGCCATCGGCCTTTAATTCTGCTACGTACAATTCCCAGGGCTGGTTGGTGGACGAATAGCGAATGGCCAGCCGCGTTTCGTCGGGCGAAAGCGTTACTTCATTGGCACCCGTCATCGTTGTCAGCCGAACACGCTCACCACCCGTTACAGCCATTCGGTAAAAGTGCTGCTCGCCGGGATGGACTTCGTTGGTCTGAATAAAAAAGTGCGATTTGTCTTTGGAAACGAGGATCTGCTGCACTTCGAACTTGCCCGAGGTCAACTGCTTTTTCTGGCCGCCCGTCAGCGCATTGATCGAATAAACATGCGAATAACCATCCGCTTCCGACTGAAACCAGAGCGTTTGATTATCGGCCAGAAAACCCATGTTGCCCGGCGTATTCGCAGAGCCGATCCCCGGTCCGCCAATCCACGCTTCGTCGTGCTGTCGATCGAGCAGCGTTAGCTTGAGGGTTTCCGGATCCAAGCGCATGATCCACCGGTCTTTGTTGTCCTGCGATCGAACAACGACCACCCCTATCTTACCATCTTCCGACCAGACGGGACCAGCGATACTAACGGGCCGTGTTTTTTTTGCCGTATCCGCTTTTGCTTTAGCCGCCGTTTTTAAATACTCTGGTTTGTCGCCAATGCCGGGAATATCCTTGACACTCACCGCCCGAACTGTATCCTTGACGCTATCGTAGACAAAAAATTCCTGCGTCGCCATCGGCGTACCCACTTTCGTGCGAGCCCGTAGTTCTTCGGTGTAGCCCGACTCCGTAACGTAGGTCGGTACCTGAGCCGTTTTTGCATTGGCGGGATTTTTCGACAGGCGATAGGTGACAAAGCGACCGTTGGGGCTCACCTGTGGATTGAACAGCTGTTTGTCGTCGAGGTAAATTTCTTTGGGCCGTTTGGGCAGGTCGGCCTTGCTGATCCGGTCGGCTTCATCTTTCTTTTCTTTCCGCTCTTTCAGCACCGTCGAGAGTCGAAGCTGGTCCTGCTTCAGAAATTTTTCTTCGTCGGTTAGTTTCGCATCGGCTTTTTTAGTCCCTGGCCGGAAGTCAGTCAGCTGGATCAGTTCGCCGGTCTGGAGATTGATGCTGAACAGGTTGGACGAACGCCGGAAGATAGCCTGTTGTTCATCGCCCGAGAAAACGGGATTACTTTCAGCCTCGACCGTATTGGTCAGTTGACGGATTTTCCCGCTCTTGACATCAAGCCAATAAATGTCGTCCTGCCGTTCGAAAAGGCGTTGCGTACGCGCCCGATTGAAGGCAGCAATGGGTTCGGTGGGAAGCAAACGACGCTCCGCCGGACTGACTTTCTGGGGCTGCGAGGGAGTGAGCGTCCTGGTACCCGTGAAGCTCACCTTATACAGCGAATCGCTTTTGTTCTTGTCGGGATTCCAGTTGAAATACAGCGTTTTCGAGTCGTCGGACCAGTAGGGATTTGAGGGAGAGGTGCCAATCCATACCTTCGGGTCCTGCATGATCGTCTCGATGGTAAGCGGAATACGTGCGGCTGTCGGGGCCTGTTTCGGAGCTGGCTGGGCAAAGACGTTAACCGAAACCAACGCCAGCAGGAGTGGCCCGTAGAGGGACGAACCACGTTGATGAAGAGTAGTTTTTGTCATAAAAGCGATACGAATTCAAGTTGCGAGGCTCAAATTAGCCACAAACCCGCTAATGACGTAGCTTATCGGTGAAGAAGCGATCAGGAAATGCGAAATAAGTGATTCAAAAGCCGGGCAACGTGGGTAAACGATAAAGTTTTTATGGCCGGGGTTGGATTGGTTACTCGGTAAGTTTCCTGAAAGATGGTATCTTGCCTAACAAAATCTTTCCTTGCGTCAATGCAATACGTTGTTCATGCTTATGATCACACCAGTGCCGATGCGCCTGAACGGCGTATGGCTGTCCGGCCTGCTCACCTTGACTTCGTGCGTGAGCTAAAAGCAAAAGGCCAGTTCATCCTTGGTGGGGCGCTCCTTGATCCGGCTGGAAACATGATCGGCTCGATGCTGCTGCTTGACCTGGAAACGGAAGAGCAACTGGCCGATTATCTCAACGCTGATCCGTACATCGTGCAGGGCGTTTGGGAAAAAATCGACGTGAAGCCTTTTCGCAAAGCCGACGTATGAATAACGTGGTCAGCAAACAAATACCGAATTGTCGTTCGTCGCTGACCGCATTGCTTTAATTACTACCAACTTATTTTGATACACGCAGCAATATTTGATATGGATGGGCTGCTGGTGGACTCGGAACCCCACTGGCGGGCTATGGAACGCGAGGTATTCGCGACCGTAGGCTTGTTCCTGACTGATGACGAATGTAAACAAACAACCGGCTTACCGATTCCGGATGTGGTGAATTATTGGTATGCCCGCGCCCCCTGGAGTGACGAAGCGTTGGCCGGTCGTACGAATGCCGACCTGGGCAGTGCCATCACCGCTGGTGTTCATGAGCGCATTGCTAACCTGGCTGAACCAATGCCGGGTGCCATCGGCATACTAGAGCTATTTTTCCGGCTCGGCATACCCACGGCCATTGCGTCGGCATCACCTATGAGCCTGATCGAGGTTGTGGTTGACCGGCTTCGCATCCGCGATTACCTGACGCTCTGGCACTCCGCCACACTGGAAGCGCGTAATAAACCTGCTCCCGATGTGTATCTGGGAACGGCCCGTAAGTTAGGTGTGCTACCGGCAGACTGTGTTGCATTCGAAGACTCAGGCAGTGGCTTGACATCGGCCCACTCGGCAGGCATGATTACGGTAGCGGTTCCGGCACTCTTCGAACTGGATCACCCCAAATTTGCCATTGCTGATCTGATCATACCCGCCCTGACCAAGTTTTCGCTGGACACGTTAACGGCAATACAACACGAAAAACAGTCCTAACCAACATAAACCCGAACCTGGTCGAACGTAATCAGTCTGTAAAACAGATTCGTACCGTTAATGGCCTTTCCCGTTAATACCATGCGTATTTATCAACTTGATGCGTTTACCGACCAGCTTTTCTCCGGTAATCCGGCGGCTGTTGTCCCGCTAACCGAGTGGTTACCTGACGAACGGATGCAGCAAATAGCGGCTGAAAACAATCTGGCAGAAACGGCTTTTTACGTTAAAACGGAAGACGAAGACACCTACCACATCCGCTGGTTTACGCCGACCGTTGAGGTTGATCTGTGCGGTCATGCTACATTGGCTACGGGCTATGTCGTCTTTTTTCTGGAACAGAAACCTGAAGCGGAGCAGCTTTTTTTTAATTCCCGCAGTGGTTCGCTAAAAGTGTGTCGGGGCAAAGATGGCTGGCTTACGCTCGATTTCCCCGTTGATAGTGTGCACAAGGCCAATCTACAGCCGCCCGCGCTCCTGGCCAGCCTTAACGAAAAGCCTCTAGCTGTTTACAAAGGCAAAACCGATTACATGCTGGTCTATACATCACAAGCTCAGATTGAAGCACTGGACCCCGATTTTCGGGAGATGAGCACCGTGCCCGCGCGGGGTGTTATCGTAACAGCCCCTGGTGACGCTGATTCGGGTGTTGATTTCGTTTCCCGCTTTTTTGGTCCTCAATCCGGTATCGATGAAGACCCGGTAACGGGTTCGGCTCATACGACGCTTGTTCCGTACTGGGCCGAACAACTTGGTAAAACGGAACTGACTGCCCGCCAACTCTCTAAACGAGGGGGTGATCTGCGCTGCAAACTTAATGGCGAACGTGTCGATATTTCGGGGCAGGTGCAGCTGTACCTGACCGGTGAGATCGTATCGGGTGATTGATTGTTGGGTTTGCGGGTCCTGAATTACCAAACAGGATGACTGCAAAAACTGGGTCCGATAGGCCGTATTTTTAAAATACGGCCTATCGGACCCAGTTCGTCACAGACGCTGACGAGTCTCATTTCAACACCTTCGTAATCTCGTTGAGTTTCTCCATTTTTTGCACGAAATCGCCTTTGAGCTTATTTCGAATGGCCGTCAGGTTATCGAGCGTTTCCTGCAAACTGTCGGGCAGAATCTCTTCCAGTACTTCGCGGAACCGCTTGGCAAACGTTGGCGACTTGCCATTGGTCGAGATCGCAATCTTGAGGTCACCTTTTTTTACGACCGAACTCAGGTAAAAATCGCACAGATCGGGCGTGTCGGCCACATTGACCAGAATACGGCGATTTTTACAATCCGCCTGTACTTGACGGTTTACGTCTTTGTCATTTGTGCCGACGATGACCAGATCTTTATCGGCCAGAAAAAGTGCGTGGTACGGCTCCTGAATCAGCTCCATTTTGGGATACTGTTGCGCTAGTTCCCGGATTTCATCCCGAATCTCGGGCGCGACAAGTGTAAGCCGGGCATTGGGCGAATTAGCCAGCAATGCCGTTGTTTTCTCCAGTCCCACATAACCGCCACCCACGATAAGTATGTGGAGGTTTTCGGCTTTTACAAAAATCGGGAATAGGGTGTTCATAAAAAAGAAGTGGTTCGTCGACAGTCGATTGAAGTAGCTATTAGCAAACTTACGACTATTAACGAACCACTACCGATTATTAACCGATATGGATATCAATTAAAACTTCACGCCCAGGTTAACGCCCAGAATCCGGCGCTTGGTGTTGCTAACACTGTTAAGTACATCAGCAAAACCGTAGTGGTAAACAAAATCCAGGAACAGCGGACCCGCATCGAAACCGATATTTGCCAGTCCATTGATAGTAGCCGCAGCGAAATCGCCCTGTGTGAAGTTAAACGCGTTGTTGTTCACACCAAGGGGGGCCGCGTATTCAGCACCCACTTGCAGACGAACACCCGAGATACCACGCTCTGACTGAGCCAGTTTAACCCCGATATAAGCTGGAACGTGAATGTATTTCTGATCGACGTTCGATGTAATGTCTTTCACACCCGTTACCTGACCATCGCCAGCCCGGAAAAAATCAGAACTCGATGTTAAGTATTCAGCACCAATCTGACCGTAGAAACGACCACCACCGCGTACCAGAAAGCCCAGTTGATACCCAAGCCGACCGCTCAAATTATTACCCTGTACGTCCTCGCCCTGGAAACGGGTTGAGTTAGCACCGGCATATACGCCAAATGTAAAGTTTTTGTAGTTCTCCCGACGCTCTTTACGTTCTTCAACAGCTACACTACGCTGCCCGTCCTCAAAACCCTCATCATACGCTCTGCTCAGATCGCGTTCGTCGAATGACCGATTGTTATTCCGGCTATTGCCCATCCGGTCTTCATACCGATTATCGTACCGCTGGTATTCGTCATTCCGGCGGTTGTAATCCCGTCGTTCGTCCATACGATCATCAAACCGCTGTTCGTTGCGACGTTCGTCCTGACGCGATGGGCGGTAATCCCGGTCATAACGGTCGTTATTTGAGTTTTGCTGACCGAATGATAGACTGGCAGTGCATACGCCGGCCAGCAATAGTGCTGCGTTTAGTGATGTTTTCATAACGTGTTGAGTTGAGAAAAAGGCGTAAGCCTGTATGGTCTAACAACTAGGTACCCTTATCGAATGTTTGGCTTCCTTACTGGTCAGCATTACTATTTTCCAGTAACGATGCTGACCAGACCAGTCAAAAAAAAGCCGCCTTTTATGGAGACGGCCTTTCTTTACTGATTATTTATTTGTCGTACTAGAACTTGAAGCCTACGCTGGCGCTCAGGATTCTACGAGCTGATCCAGCAAAACCATTGTTCTGAGCGATTGTGTTGCTGAAGCCATAGTGGTAGGTCAGGTCAAGAAATACCGGGCCCGCATCGAAGCCTAACTGACCCAATCCGTTGAACGTACCATTTTTGAACTCAAGGTTGTTCAGGTTACCGAATGAATTGCTGCTCGAGCCAATCCGGTTAGCATATTCCACACCTAACTGTAAACGAACAGCCGAGATACCCCGATCCGATTCGACCAGTTTGTAACCGATGTAAACAGGAACCTGAATGTATTTAAGATCGATCCGATCTTTGATGTCCGAGGCCGACTGGCCCGATCCGGCAACGAAATAGTTAGAACTCGACGCAAAGTATTCAGCACCGATCTGACCAAACAAACGGCCACCGCCCCGTACGAAGAAACCAGCCTGGTAGCCAAGGCGACCCGTCAGTTTGTCGTTTCCGCCGGTTGGATTGACTGCTTCACCTTTGAATTTCGTTGTGTTCAAACCAGCGTAGATACCGAATACGAAGTTTTTGTAATCGTTCGCCTTTTTATCGCGGGTACTTGTCGTGTTGTAATCCGTCGTTGTTGTTGTCGTGGTGCCAGCGTTAGCGTTGTTGTAGCTATTTGTCGATGGCGTTGTCGAGTAGGTGCTGTTCGTGTTCGACGAATTGTCCGTTGTGGTTGGTGTCGTTGAATACGTGGTGTTCGACGTACTGGTTGTGTCGGTTACTGGCGACGCATTGTAGGTAGATGTGCCCGATGTGGTCGAGGACATGTTAGTGGTGCTCTGACCTGTTGCAAGGCCAACACCAAGCAGGCACGATGCCAGCAGAGTAAGTTGAGTTCTCATAGTGTTTTAAACAGCGTTGAGTTGTATATAACAAGGGTGTGATATTGCTACCACACCCCATTAACAGCCCTGTTACAAACAATGTTTTTAGATTATTCTAATTTCTTGCTCTAGTAATATGCTTCGTTTGTTTACTTCTATTTTTACGAAATGAGCCAAACTTCCTTAAATGGTCCGTTATAATCAATTTAACAGATCGATTTGAACGTCTAATGGAAGAAAATCGAAAGATATCGTCAGTATTTGGTGAAACACCTCTTAATCAACGAATCTCGGAGATAAACAAAATTTTATTCGCCACGGAGTTTTTTATACGCATTGATCAGTCCATTGGTCGAACTGTCGTGGGTACTCACTGGTACATCGTCCTGCAACTCGGGCAGAATCCGGCTGGCCAGTTGTTTACCCAGCTCCACGCCCCACTGGTCAAAACTGTAAATATCCCAGATGATGCCCTGTGTGAATATCTTGTGTTCGTAGAGCGCAATCAGGCTGCCCAGCGTGTGGGGTGTCAACCGCTTGAAGAGAATCGAGTTGGTTGGCCGGTTCCCCGAAAACTCTTTAAACGGAGTCAGGAAATTGATTTCGTCCTCGCTTTTACCCGCTTTGCGGAGCTCGTCGGCGGCTTCATCGGCGGTTTTTCCGTTCATCAGCGCTTCGGTCTGCGCAAAATAATTGGCCAGCAGAATCTTGTGGTGATCGCCAAGCGGGCGCTGACTGATGGCCGGAGCCAGAAAGTCGCAGGGAATCAGCTTCGTTCCCTGGTGAATCAGTTGATAAAAGGCATGTTGGCCATTAGTTCCAGGCTCTCCCCAAATGATCGGGCCCGTTTGCCAGTCGACTGGATTGCCTTCGCGGTCAACCGATTTACCATTACTTTCCATGTCGCCCTGCTGAAAATAAGCCGCGAACCGGTGCATGTACTGATCGTAGGGGAGAATAGCCTCCGTCTGCGCACCGAAGAAATTATTGTACCAGATACCAACCAATGCCAGAAGGACCGGCAAATTCTGTTCAGGCGGTGTGTCCCGGAAATGCACGTCCATCGCATGACCGCCTTCCAGCAACTCCTCGAAGTTAGCGTAGCCAATGTACAGCGCAATTGACAGACCAATGGCTGACCAGAGCGAATAGCGCCCGCCAACCCAATCCCAGAAGCCGAACATATTGGCCGGATCGATCCCGAATTTCTCAACCGCCGACTTGTTCGTAGACAGAGCGGCAAAGTGTTTCGCGATGGCTGCTTCGTCTTTGGCCGTGTCCAGAAACCACTGTCGGGCGGTCTGGGCATTGGTCATTGTTTCCTGCGTTGTAAACGTCTTCGATGCGATCAAAAACAGCGTCGTTTCAGGCTTCACCGTCTGCAACGTTTCGTAGATGTGAACACCATCGACGTTCGATACAAAATGTACCCGGAGGTTGGGGCTTGCATACGGTTTCAGCGCTTCGGTTACCATGACCGGACCGAGGTCAGAACCCCCGATACCGATATTGACCACGTCAGTGATGGCTTCACCGGTGTAGCCTTTCCACGCGCCCGACCGGATACGCTCCGAAAATTCCTTCATATGCGCCAGCACCTCATTGACGTCCGGCATCACATCGGCTCCGTCGACGATTACGGGCGTATTGGCGCGGTTGCGCAGGGCAACGTGCAACACCGCACGATCTTCGGTCCGGTTGATTTTATCGCCTGAAAACATCTTGCCAATGGCTTCGGTCAGGCCAGCCTGTTCGGCCAGCTGGAGCAGTAAGCCGAGCGTTTCATCGGTGATACGATTTTTCGAGAAATCGAGCAAGATGTCGTCAAACTGCCGGGTAAACTTCGGAAAACGCTCCGCATCGTCAGCGAACAGATCGCGTAAGTGTCGGTCTTTCAGAACGTCGTAATGAGCCTGTAACTGAGCATAAGCCGGGAGGCTGGTAAATCGATGATTCGGGAGCATGGGAAGAGAGTTTAGTGTTTACCGGTTTGGTTTTCGGTTGCTGACGGGCAATACTCTGATCGCCTACCTAAGAACTGAAAGCTAAAACCAATAAATCGGTTCAGAATCTCGGCGCGAATATCGTATTTCCAGCGCAATCTTTTTTAGTTCAAAACGGTTTCCTTGTAAACTACCTCAACTATCAACTTACCCCTGTGGTATGAATACCATTGCGACCGATACGCTTTTCGACTATGATCGTTGGCAGAAAACCCTGCCAGCCGATGCTCAGCGTTACCAGCAGAACCAACCTTACCCGCACATTGCGCTTGAGAATTTTCTGGAACCCTGGGCCGCCGAACGTGCGCTCGCGTCTTTTCCGGCCGTGGGTGATGCTGGTTGGATTCATTACGTTCACGTGAATGAGAAAAAGCACGGTCTCAACAAAATGGGCTTGTTGCCAGCGGCCATCCAGGAGGTTATTCGTGAAATGAACTCGCCTAAATTCGTCGCGTATCTTAGCGAACTGACGGGCATTCCCAACCTGATTTCCGATGATTCGCTGGAAGGCGGTGGGCTTCACCAGTCCAAGCGTAATGGCTTTCTGAACGTCCACGCTGATTTCACGGTTCACCCGCACAAACGGAACTGGCGTCGGCGGGTGAATCTGCTGATCTACCTCAACCACGACTGGAAGCCGGAGTACCGGGGTGACCTCGAACTCTGGGACCGCCAGATGAAAGGTGTTGTGGAGAAAATAGCGCCAATCTTTAACCGGTGCGTTATTTTTAACACCGACGAGGATTCATACCACGGTCTGCCCGATCCGATCCTGTGTCCGGACGACAGAACCCGTAAGTCGATTGCGCTGTACTATTTTACGGAAGAAGCCGTAACGCCAACCTTGCGGTCAACGAATTACAAAGCTCGTCCGGATGATGGGGCCAAAGCGATTCTGATCTGGCTGGACAAGAAAATGGTAGCTACCTATACTATGCTCAAGCGTACGCTCAGCATTGACGATGCGTTCATCAGTTCTGTACTGAATCGACTCAGTGGCAAGAAATAAGCCGGCCTACGAATGACACATCTGAGTCGGATAAAACCTGTCGGAACGCTGGCTAAACCTTTTTGATTACTTTTACGGCCCTGTTCACCCTTGTGGACAGGGCTTTTTTGCGTTACGTATGAATCAAAAACTTTTCTATTCGCTCCTCTTTACTGCTGTGGGCATTCTGCTGTTCATTCCTTTTCTGGGGGGTGTCCGGCTATTTGACTGGGACGAAATCAACTTTGCCGAGTGTTCCCGCGAAATGGTTGTGCTGGGCGATTATGTGCGGGTTCACATTGATTTCAAACCGTTCTACGAAAAACCTCCGTTTTTTTTCTGGTGCCAGTCGTTGATGATGAACATCTTTGGCACCAATGAATTTGCGGCTCGCCTGCCGAATGCTATCTGCGGAATTATTTCGCTGGTTTATCTCTATAATCTGGGCGCGAAGCTGCATGGTCATCGGTTTGGTCTGATCTGGGCACTAACCTATTTGGGTTCAGTTACTCCGCATCTCTATTTTCGATCAGGCATCATCGATCCGTTTTTTAATCTGTTTATTTTCATTGGCTTGGTTAATCTGATCTTTGCTTCCTGGAAGCGGGAAGGTACCGCCAGCAGTACGCTGATTCCCCGCAGTGTGTGGGGATATCTGTTTGTCGGTGGGTTTATCCTGGGAATGGGTATCAACACGAAAGGACCGGTAGCGTATCTGATCGTCTGTCTGACGCTGGGCGTTTATTGGGTACTGAGCCGTTTTCGCTGGTTTATCACGCCCGTGCAGTTTTTGTTTTATTCGGTATCGGCCACGCTGATTTCGGTAGCCTGGTATGGTCTCGAAACCTTCCTGCAAGGCCCGATTTTCATCACCGAATTTATCAAATACAACTTCCGGCTCTTCAGTACACCCGACGCCGGCCATTCCGGATTTCTTGGCTATCACTTCGTCATATTGCTGGTCGGGTGTTTTCCGGCGTCCATCTTCGCACTTCGGGCGTTTGCTCCGCTGATGATCGAACGCAACTACCAGCGTGAGTTTCGGAAGTGGATGCTGATCTTGTTCTGGGTCGTTCTGATTCTGTTCAGTATCGTCCAGTCCAAAATTGTCCACTATTCGTCGATGTGTTACTTTCCGCTGACGTACATGGCTACCCTTACCCTGACGCAGCTGGAAGCGAACAAGATCCGGTTCAACAACTGGTTCCGGGCGGGACTGATCGGTATTGGCGGTGTTTATGTGCTGGCAACGATTGGCTTACCTATCCTTGCGCACCGGATGGATCTGGTGAAATCGTTTGCCGATCAGGATGCGTTCACGCAGGCTAACCTCGACGCAAAAATCAACTGGACGGGCTGGGAGGTCATTCCGGGTGTCTGGCTGTTCATTGTTCTGACGCTGAGCCTGATCTGGTTCAGTCAACGACAGACCGAACGGGCCATTGTTGCGTTGTTCGGTGGTATGGCCGTCTTTATAACGCTGACCTTGTGGTTCTTCATTGGCCGCATTGAAGGCATTTCGCAGGATGCGGCCATGCGTTTTTTTGAGAAGGCGCAGGGGCAGGATGTATACGTAAAATCATATGGTTACCGGAGTTACGGGCCTTTCTTTTATACCCAGAAACCGGCCGTGACCAATCCCAAGTATTACGACGAAAATTGGCTTCTACGCGGTAAGATCG
Proteins encoded in this region:
- a CDS encoding prolyl oligopeptidase family serine peptidase, which codes for MTKTTLHQRGSSLYGPLLLALVSVNVFAQPAPKQAPTAARIPLTIETIMQDPKVWIGTSPSNPYWSDDSKTLYFNWNPDKNKSDSLYKVSFTGTRTLTPSQPQKVSPAERRLLPTEPIAAFNRARTQRLFERQDDIYWLDVKSGKIRQLTNTVEAESNPVFSGDEQQAIFRRSSNLFSINLQTGELIQLTDFRPGTKKADAKLTDEEKFLKQDQLRLSTVLKERKEKKDEADRISKADLPKRPKEIYLDDKQLFNPQVSPNGRFVTYRLSKNPANAKTAQVPTYVTESGYTEELRARTKVGTPMATQEFFVYDSVKDTVRAVSVKDIPGIGDKPEYLKTAAKAKADTAKKTRPVSIAGPVWSEDGKIGVVVVRSQDNKDRWIMRLDPETLKLTLLDRQHDEAWIGGPGIGSANTPGNMGFLADNQTLWFQSEADGYSHVYSINALTGGQKKQLTSGKFEVQQILVSKDKSHFFIQTNEVHPGEQHFYRMAVTGGERVRLTTMTGANEVTLSPDETRLAIRYSSTNQPWELYVAELKADGKKGAGLTTALKLTNSQTDNFKSYPWREPTLVTIPASDGQPIYARLYKPDKPTGKSVVFVHGAGYLQNAHKWWSQYFREYMFHNLLVDKGYTVLDIDYRASSGYGRDWRTGIYRHMGGKDLTDHVDAAKWLVQTQGVDAKRIGIYGGSYGGFITLMAMFTTPDVFKAGAALRPVTDWAAYNQQYTANILNEPQSDSLSYRQSSPIYFAEGLKGYLLICHGMVDVNVHFQDTVRLMQRLIELKKDNWEVAAYPMEDHGFVEPTSWMDEYKRILKLFEERL
- a CDS encoding YciI family protein, encoding MQYVVHAYDHTSADAPERRMAVRPAHLDFVRELKAKGQFILGGALLDPAGNMIGSMLLLDLETEEQLADYLNADPYIVQGVWEKIDVKPFRKADV
- a CDS encoding HAD-IA family hydrolase is translated as MIHAAIFDMDGLLVDSEPHWRAMEREVFATVGLFLTDDECKQTTGLPIPDVVNYWYARAPWSDEALAGRTNADLGSAITAGVHERIANLAEPMPGAIGILELFFRLGIPTAIASASPMSLIEVVVDRLRIRDYLTLWHSATLEARNKPAPDVYLGTARKLGVLPADCVAFEDSGSGLTSAHSAGMITVAVPALFELDHPKFAIADLIIPALTKFSLDTLTAIQHEKQS
- a CDS encoding PhzF family phenazine biosynthesis protein — encoded protein: MRIYQLDAFTDQLFSGNPAAVVPLTEWLPDERMQQIAAENNLAETAFYVKTEDEDTYHIRWFTPTVEVDLCGHATLATGYVVFFLEQKPEAEQLFFNSRSGSLKVCRGKDGWLTLDFPVDSVHKANLQPPALLASLNEKPLAVYKGKTDYMLVYTSQAQIEALDPDFREMSTVPARGVIVTAPGDADSGVDFVSRFFGPQSGIDEDPVTGSAHTTLVPYWAEQLGKTELTARQLSKRGGDLRCKLNGERVDISGQVQLYLTGEIVSGD
- a CDS encoding precorrin-2 dehydrogenase/sirohydrochlorin ferrochelatase family protein is translated as MNTLFPIFVKAENLHILIVGGGYVGLEKTTALLANSPNARLTLVAPEIRDEIRELAQQYPKMELIQEPYHALFLADKDLVIVGTNDKDVNRQVQADCKNRRILVNVADTPDLCDFYLSSVVKKGDLKIAISTNGKSPTFAKRFREVLEEILPDSLQETLDNLTAIRNKLKGDFVQKMEKLNEITKVLK
- a CDS encoding PorT family protein; its protein translation is MRTQLTLLASCLLGVGLATGQSTTNMSSTTSGTSTYNASPVTDTTSTSNTTYSTTPTTTDNSSNTNSTYSTTPSTNSYNNANAGTTTTTTTDYNTTSTRDKKANDYKNFVFGIYAGLNTTKFKGEAVNPTGGNDKLTGRLGYQAGFFVRGGGRLFGQIGAEYFASSSNYFVAGSGQSASDIKDRIDLKYIQVPVYIGYKLVESDRGISAVRLQLGVEYANRIGSSSNSFGNLNNLEFKNGTFNGLGQLGFDAGPVFLDLTYHYGFSNTIAQNNGFAGSARRILSASVGFKF
- the pgi gene encoding glucose-6-phosphate isomerase, coding for MLPNHRFTSLPAYAQLQAHYDVLKDRHLRDLFADDAERFPKFTRQFDDILLDFSKNRITDETLGLLLQLAEQAGLTEAIGKMFSGDKINRTEDRAVLHVALRNRANTPVIVDGADVMPDVNEVLAHMKEFSERIRSGAWKGYTGEAITDVVNIGIGGSDLGPVMVTEALKPYASPNLRVHFVSNVDGVHIYETLQTVKPETTLFLIASKTFTTQETMTNAQTARQWFLDTAKDEAAIAKHFAALSTNKSAVEKFGIDPANMFGFWDWVGGRYSLWSAIGLSIALYIGYANFEELLEGGHAMDVHFRDTPPEQNLPVLLALVGIWYNNFFGAQTEAILPYDQYMHRFAAYFQQGDMESNGKSVDREGNPVDWQTGPIIWGEPGTNGQHAFYQLIHQGTKLIPCDFLAPAISQRPLGDHHKILLANYFAQTEALMNGKTADEAADELRKAGKSEDEINFLTPFKEFSGNRPTNSILFKRLTPHTLGSLIALYEHKIFTQGIIWDIYSFDQWGVELGKQLASRILPELQDDVPVSTHDSSTNGLINAYKKLRGE
- a CDS encoding 2OG-Fe(II) oxygenase, which codes for MNTIATDTLFDYDRWQKTLPADAQRYQQNQPYPHIALENFLEPWAAERALASFPAVGDAGWIHYVHVNEKKHGLNKMGLLPAAIQEVIREMNSPKFVAYLSELTGIPNLISDDSLEGGGLHQSKRNGFLNVHADFTVHPHKRNWRRRVNLLIYLNHDWKPEYRGDLELWDRQMKGVVEKIAPIFNRCVIFNTDEDSYHGLPDPILCPDDRTRKSIALYYFTEEAVTPTLRSTNYKARPDDGAKAILIWLDKKMVATYTMLKRTLSIDDAFISSVLNRLSGKK
- a CDS encoding ArnT family glycosyltransferase, with the protein product MNQKLFYSLLFTAVGILLFIPFLGGVRLFDWDEINFAECSREMVVLGDYVRVHIDFKPFYEKPPFFFWCQSLMMNIFGTNEFAARLPNAICGIISLVYLYNLGAKLHGHRFGLIWALTYLGSVTPHLYFRSGIIDPFFNLFIFIGLVNLIFASWKREGTASSTLIPRSVWGYLFVGGFILGMGINTKGPVAYLIVCLTLGVYWVLSRFRWFITPVQFLFYSVSATLISVAWYGLETFLQGPIFITEFIKYNFRLFSTPDAGHSGFLGYHFVILLVGCFPASIFALRAFAPLMIERNYQREFRKWMLILFWVVLILFSIVQSKIVHYSSMCYFPLTYMATLTLTQLEANKIRFNNWFRAGLIGIGGVYVLATIGLPILAHRMDLVKSFADQDAFTQANLDAKINWTGWEVIPGVWLFIVLTLSLIWFSQRQTERAIVALFGGMAVFITLTLWFFIGRIEGISQDAAMRFFEKAQGQDVYVKSYGYRSYGPFFYTQKPAVTNPKYYDENWLLRGKIDKDVWFIKKNVETHTVLDSLPDIQKTGEENGFVFYLRRHQP